One segment of Cutaneotrichosporon cavernicola HIS019 DNA, chromosome: 4 DNA contains the following:
- a CDS encoding uncharacterized protein (Type III restriction enzyme, res subunit) produces the protein MSTPSNRPRGGGRGRGRGFGGANGPRPQKRKALTDDTPGDRTPAFPSGVMTPVTTTVSQATTQTRFADFKGISPELLAKIPFEFCTEVQAATLPAIIANRDVLAQAKTGTGKTMAFLVPSIQRMITASYANLAHTSILVLSPTRELAQQIAAEAERLLGSGGVYGVQCVVGGTNIKSDIRDLKNKRADVLIATPGRLVDLLENADMKPRFEQLATLVLDEADRLLDQGFRRELLKILESLPNRKSVPRQTLLFSATVPAEVHSISSIALNADHEFISTLKDEDINAHEHVVQESLVVPAKDMLAATIEVLRREESLGAERGGFKVMVFLPTARAAGLFYDVFKAQRTAFPVWQIHSRMSQSKRTKATDEFRASPNGVLFSSDVTARGIDVQGVTGVVQVGLPASGEQYVHRLGRTARAGAKGHGVLILADFESFFLRDVTMKTFTLHNYPAVDAGAMSQAHAVANRALASVDEEVKGQAYQAWLGYYNSSLKKLRWSQTELVAHANDFARDVLRTEPQGPMWAPPGLLAKTVGKMGLKGVQGLNILRGEEAQARLAGRQQGQRQPPRQAAPVPGAAQQQPQPSLMGRMGGFNHGMDGATPNPNGGRGGRGGRGGRGGRGGRGRGRGAAAGGW, from the exons ATGTCCACCCCATCCAATCGCCCACGCGGAGGGGGCCGtggtcgcggccgcggctTTGGCGGTGCCAACGGCCCGCGCCCGCAGAAGAGAAAGGCGTTGACCGACGACACGCCCGGCGACCGCACCCCGGCCTTCCCTTCGGGTGTGATGACGCCAGTCACCACAACCGTCTCGCAGGCGACCACGCAGACACGCTTCGCCGACTTCAAGGGTATCAGccccgagctcctcgccaagatTCCCTTCGAGTTCTGCACCGAG gtgCAAGCCGCGACGCTGCCGGCTATCATTGCGAACCGCGACGTGCTCGCGCAGGCCAAGACTGGCACGGGCAAGACGATGGCGTTCCTCGTCCCCTCGATCCAACGTATGATCACCGCCTCGTACGCCAACCTGGCGCACACGTCtatcctcgtcctctcgcccacgcgtgagctcgcgcagcagatcgccgccgaggccgagcgtcTCCTCGGCTCTGGTGGAGTGTACGGCGTTCAGTGTGTCGTGGGCGGCACAAACATCAAGTCGGACATTCGCGACCTCAAGAACAAGCG CGCTGACGTGCTCATCGCCACGCCAGGCCGTCTTgtcgatctcctcgagaACGCCGACATGAAGCCCCGTTTTGAGCAGCTCG CTACGCTCGTGCTCGATGAGGCTGaccgtctcctcgaccaggGCTTTcgccgcgagctgctcaagaTCCTCGAGAGCCTGCCCAACCGCAAGTCTGTGCCGCGTCAGACACTCCTGTTCTCGGCCACCGTCCCCGCGGAAGTTCACTCG ATCTCGTCCATCGCTCTCAACGCGGACCACGAGTTCATCTCGACTCTCAAGGATGAGGATATCAACGCACACGAGCACGTCGTGCAAGAGTCCCTCGTTGTCCCCGCCAAGGACATGCTTGCAGCGACGATTGAGGTGCTCCGGCGTGAGGAGAGCCTTGGTGCCGAGCGTGGCGGATTCAAGG tgaTGGTCTTCCTCCCaacggcgcgcgcggcgggccTGTTCTACGACGTCTTCAAGGCGCAGCGCACCGCCTTCCCCGTGTGGCAGATCCACTCGCGCATGTCGCAGTCGAAGCGCACCAAGGCGACCGACGAGTTCCGTGCGTCGCCTAACGGCGtgctcttctcctcggACGTCACTGCCCGCGGCATCGACGTTCAGGGTGTGACAGGTGTCGTCCAAGTAGGCCTCCCAGCCTCTGGCGAGCAGT ATGTGCACCGCCTCGGGCGTACTGCGCGCGCCGGTGCCAAGGGTCACGGCGTTCTCATTCTCGCCGACTTTGAGTCCTTCTTCCTGCGCGACGTGACGATGAAGACCTTCACGCTGCACAACTACCcggccgtcgacgctgGAGCGATGTCCCAGGCCCATGCCGTTGCGAACCGTGCGCTCGCGTccgtggacgaggaggtcaagggACAGGCATACCAGGCGTGGCTGGGCTACTACAACTCTAGCTTGAAGAAGTTGCGATGGAGCCAGACCGAGCTCGTGGCGCACGCGAACGATTTTGCGCGCGATGTCCTCCGCACCGAGCCCCAGGGCCCGATGTGGGCGCCGCCTGGTCTGCTCGCCAAGACTGTTGGCAAGATGGGTCTCAAGGGCGTGCAAGGGCTTAACATCCTgcgtggcgaggaggctcAGGCGCGTCTGGCTGGCCGTCAGCAGGGCCAGAGGCAGCCTCCGAGACAGGCTGCGCCTGTTCCTGGGgccgcgcagcagcagcctcaGCCGTCCTTGATGGGCCGCATGGGCGGCTTCAACCACGGTATGGACGGGGCCactcccaaccccaacggTGGTCGTGGCGGTCGGGGAGGACGTGGTGGACGCGGTGGACGTGGTGGACGTGGGAGAGGACGCGGGGCGGCCGCGGGTGGTTGGTAG
- a CDS encoding uncharacterized protein (Protein of unknown function (DUF1349)) has translation MATKIPFNTDKWGPLDAKYPLKGEVQDGGASLKHISVGGTDWWRTTGRHSMDGPVHGFWHEVGGGIEVSVELTVDPKVQYDQATLFLYVSPTQWVKAGIEFDDGALWNGAVVCNPYSDWSKTKRRPADSARYTISYSDNLVQIYLGDDMIRQVKWFGPTRNNDADKGTEGQDKVFVGVMSCSPKAGGADITWRDFTLKQSA, from the exons ATGGCGACCAAGATCCCCTTCAACACCGATAAGTGGGGAcccctcgacgccaagtATCccctcaagggcgaggtgcAAGACGGCGGGGCAAGCCTCAAGCACATCTCTGTCGGAGGGACGGACTGGTGGCGCACGACCGGCCGACACTCGATGGACGGCCCGGTCCACGGGTTTTGGCACGAGGTTGGAGGTGGGATCGAGGTcagcgtcgagctcacTGTCGACCCAAAGGTGCAATA CGACCAAGCCACGTTGTTCCTGTATGTCTCGCCGACGCAGTGGGTCAAGGCCGGTATTGAGTTTGATGACGGCGCGTTGTGGAACGGCGCAGTGGTGTGTAACCCATACTCGGACTG GTCAAAGACCAAGCGCCGGCCCGCAGATTCGGCGCGGTATACCATCTCCTACAGCGATAACCTGGTCCAGATCTACCTTGGGGACGACATGATTCGCCAGGTCAAGTGGTTCGGGCCGACGCGCAATAACGATGCGGACAAGGGTACTGAGGGGCAGGACAAGGTGTTTGTCGGTGTCATGTCGTGCTCGCCCAAGGCTGGCGGGGCGGACATCACCTGGCGCGACTTTACGCTCAAGCAGAGCGCGTGA